From Flavobacteriales bacterium:
AGCATGCGGTCGAAAAAAGTCTTTGCCTCTGCAAGTTCAGGGGAGACGGTGCTTAAGTCGAGGCTTGCCTGGGCAATACCCTGCTCTTGTGCTGCTTTGTTTAAACCCATGGGGTCATTGGCGTAGTACAGGTATCCCAGCATGAACCCGATCAAAAGAACGGCGGCAATTCTGGACAATGGGGTAAAGAAATTACCTCCAGGTCCATGCTTCCGCTGATCGTGCTGATCTTCTTTCAGGCGACGTTCAAAGCGTTCCAGGTGACCGGCAGGTGGTTCTGCCTGATCAAACTCAGCGCGTTGGTCTCTGAACAATTTTTCTAATGGGTCTGCCATGTGTTTTCCCTTAAAATGGTTCTTAATTTATTTTTAGCCCGGTTAAATTGTGACCGGGATGTAGAGCTTGATATATCCATGATAGAAGCAATTTCATCATGATCATAACCTTCAAGAAGGTACAGGCTTAGTATGGTCCTGTATCCATCCGGCAATTCAGAGATGGCTTCTCTCACCCTTGCAACTTCATAATTCAAATTATCGGGCTCACTTTCATTCTCATCGGACCTCACCTGGCCGGTATGATCATCAAGGCTTTCCCAAACAATTTTCCTTTTCTTGATCGTGTCGAGACTCTTGTTAATGACGATCCTTTTCAACCAGGAACCGAAGGATGCATCACCTTTGTAACT
This genomic window contains:
- a CDS encoding sigma-70 family RNA polymerase sigma factor, translating into MQLYKLYYKAMYNTSLRIVKDVAEAEDLMQEAFLDAFRKLDSYKGDASFGSWLKRIVINKSLDTIKKRKIVWESLDDHTGQVRSDENESEPDNLNYEVARVREAISELPDGYRTILSLYLLEGYDHDEIASIMDISSSTSRSQFNRAKNKLRTILRENTWQTH